Proteins from one Phocoena sinus isolate mPhoSin1 chromosome 8, mPhoSin1.pri, whole genome shotgun sequence genomic window:
- the PTH gene encoding parathyroid hormone isoform X2 produces the protein MMSAKDMVKVMVVMFAVCFLARSEGKSVKKRSVSEIQLMHNLGKHLSSMERVEWLRKKLQDVHNFVALGTSLAYRDGSSQRPRKKEDNVLVESHQKSLGEADKADVDVLIKAKPQ, from the exons ATGATGTCTGCAAAAGACATGGTTAAAGTAATGGTTGTCATGTTCGCGGTTTGTTTTCTTGCAAGATCGGAAGGGAAGTCTGTTAA GAAGAGATCTGTGAGTGAAATACAGCTTATGCATAACCTGGGCAAGCATCTGAGCTCCATGGAAAGAGTGGAATGGCTGCGTAAGAAGTTGCAGGATGTGCACAACTTTGTTGCTCTCGGAACTTCTCTAGCTTACAGAGATGGTAGTTCCCAGAGACCCCGAAAAAAGGAAGACAATGTCCTGGTTGAGAGCCATCAAAAAAGTCTTGGAGAAGCAGACAAAGCTGATGTGGATGTATTAATTAAAGCTAAACCCCAGTGA